From Cannabis sativa cultivar Pink pepper isolate KNU-18-1 chromosome 8, ASM2916894v1, whole genome shotgun sequence, a single genomic window includes:
- the LOC115701315 gene encoding mediator of RNA polymerase II transcription subunit 27, with protein MQQPQATATGATAATQAHSTEAPPKQVALAMDRLSHAARLIADIRLGADRLLEALFVAAQPHQSNKPVHFFQNEDDSMRQHFQDLRSVGKLLEESGVLSESLRSRSNSWGLHMPLVCPDGAVVAYAWKRQLAGQAGASAVDRTRLALKAFTDQKRRFFPHLDDEGQNGQDTEPNPKKQRGPQVVPPIHQEELSDCKTLSDILTRLEKEVPNLKILTYERMDWLKRASSLPNEGPIEKLKEHNFHSSNRLKPGPLSDVDVDKVAVIELSFPSVFRAVVSLHPAGSIDPDAVAFFSPDEGGSYMHARGVSVYHVFRHITEHAAMALQYFLGVEAETALYSLLHWICSYQNLFSKVCSKCGRLLSMDRQSALLLPAIYHPYQQQFFHLKLSSTQPNSSVKDQISNLDRVYHIGCFSEDT; from the exons ATGCAGCAACCTCAGGCGACGGCGACTGGAGCCACGGCGGCCACTCAGGCTCACTCCACGGAGGCTCCTCCTAAGCAGGTGGCGCTGGCAATGGATCGTTTGTCTCACGCGGCTCGGCTCATAGCCGACATTCGGCTCGGCGCTGATCGCCTCCTTGAAGCTCTCTTCGTCGCTGCGCAGCCTCACCAAAGCAATAAACCTGTGCACTTCTTCCAGAACGAAGATGATTCTATGCGTCAACATTTCCAGGATCTTCGCTCTGTTG GAAAGCTGCTAGAAGAGTCTGGGGTTCTTAGCGAATCGCTTCGGTCGCGAAGTAATTCATGGGGGCTGCACATGCCCTTGGTTTGCCCGGACGGTGCAGTGGTTGCTTACGCCTGGAAACGTCAACTCGCCGGTCAGGCTGGCGCTTCTGCCGTTGATCGAACCAG GTTGGCTCTTAAGGCCTTCACTGATCAGAAGAGGCGATTTTTTCCTCACCTTGATGATGAGGGTCAAAATGGTCAGGATACTGAACCGAATCCAAAGAAACAACGTGGTCCACAAGTAGTTCCACCTATTCATCAGGAAGAGCTTAGTGATTGTAAAACACTATCAGACATTCTGACTCGTTTGGAAAAAGAAGTGCCGAATTTAAAAATTCTAACCTATGAACGAATGGACTGGTTGAAAAGAGCTTCTTCCCTGCCAAATGAGGGTCCCATAGAAAAACTGAAGGAACACAATTTTCATAGTTCAAATAGATTAAAACCAGGTCCTCTGAGTGATGTTGATGTAGATAAGGTTGCTGTAATTGAATTGTCATTTCCTTCTGTCTTCAGAGCTGTAGTATCTTTGCATCCTGCTGGTTCTATCGATCCAGATGCAGTAGCTTTCTTTTCTCCAGATGAG GGAGGCAGCTATATGCATGCAAGAGGTGTTTCAGTTTATCATGTATTTAGACATATAACG GAGCATGCTGCGATGGCTTTGCAGTATTTTCTTGGAGTTGAAGCTGAAACAGCTCTATATTCCCTTTTG CATTGGATATGCAGCTACCAAAATCTATTCTCAAAAGTTTGCAG TAAGTGTGGGCGATTGCTTTCTATGGATCGGCAATCAGCTTTATTGCTACCTGCTATTTACCACCCTTACCAGCAACAGTTCTTCCATTTAAAACTTTCATCTACCCAACCTAATTCCTCGGTGAAGGATCAAATCTCAAATCTTGATCGGGTTTATCACATTGGGTGCTTTTCAGAGGATacttaa
- the LOC115698930 gene encoding receptor-like kinase TMK3 — protein MEGQLRKLVQKDLLLLLIVLEASFLSVVLGATDPDDLAILNQFRKGMKNPELLKWPENDDPCGTPKWPHVFCQGDRVTQIQVQELGLEGPLPQNLNQLAMLENIGFQRNKFSGPVPSFSGLKNLQWLFLDYNNFDSIPGDFFDELDSLMVLALDGNSFNGSIGWMFPPQLADSAQLVNLTCSSCNLVGPLPDFLGKMSSLQVLELSGNTLSGEIPASFKDLTLSKLWLNNQNGGGMTGPIDTLTAIESLSVLWLHGNQFNGKIPESIGNLTSLKDLNLNGNQLVGLVPNGLADLELDKLDLSNNHLMGPIPKFKAANYSYGSNAFCQTKEGLLCNPEVMALIELLDGLNYPLRLVSEWSGNDPCQDWFGITCDRGKVSVINLPKLNLNGTLSPSLSKLDSLKQVRLQNNNLRGSIPEEWTSLKSLTLLDLSSNNLSPPLPTFSSSVKIVIDMNPLLNGGPAKTVPSPESSPAGAAPAGATPTGSGGSTSSPKSSNNPSSSSSSSRNTNASSVPQKNSNRSSLVPIVVPIASVAVAAILLVIPLSVYYCKKRKDALPPNSLVVHPRDSSDPENMYKIAVASNTNGSASTATGSDSTSRISSGTGESHVIEAGNLVISVQVLRNVTKNFAPENELGRGGFGVVYKGELDDGTKIAVKRMECGVISSKGVDEFQSEIAVLSKVRHRHLVSLLGYSVEGYERLLVYEFMPQGALSKHLFHWKSSKIEPLSWKRRLNIALDVARGMEYLHDLGHQSFIHRDLKSSNILLGDDFRAKVSDFGLVKLAPDGEKKSVVTRLAGTFGYLAPEYAVTGKITTKADVFSFGVVLMELLTGMMALDEDRPEEKQYLAAWFWHIKSNKDKLMEAIDPALEINEEAFESIAIIAELAGHCTAREPNQRPDMGHAVSVLSPLVEKWKPLDDDTEEYSGIDYSLPLNQMVKDWKEAEEIDFSYIDLEDSKGSIPSRPTGFAESFTSSDGR, from the exons ATGGAAGGCCAACTGAGAAAGCTTGTTCAGAaagatcttcttcttcttctcattgTTCTTGAAGCCTCTTTTCTTTCAGTGGTTTTAGGTGCCACGGACCCAGACGACTTGGCTATTCTGAACCAGTTCCGTAAAGGGATGAAGAATCCGGAGCTTCTCAAATGGCCGGAAAATGACGACCCATGTGGGACTCCGAAATGGCCCCATGTCTTTTGCCAAGGTGACAGGGTAACCCAGATTCAAGTTCAGGAATTGGGCCTCGAAGGTCCTCTTCCCCAGAATTTGAACCAGCTCGCTATGTTAGAAAACATCGGTTTTCAGAGGAACAAGTTTTCTGGGCCGGTTCCGTCATTTTCCGGGCTTAAGAACCTCCAGTGGCTGTTCTTGGATTACAACAACTTTGATTCAATTCCGGGAGATTTCTTTGATGAGCTTGACTCTTTGATGGTTTTAGCATTGGATGGGAACAGCTTCAATGGCAGTATTGGGTGGATGTTCCCGCCTCAGCTGGCGGATTCAGCTCAGTTGGTGAATCTCACTTGTTCGAGCTGCAATTTAGTTGGTCCTTTGCCTGATTTTCTCGGGAAAATGTCGTCTCTACAAGTGTTGGAACTTTCCGGGAATACGTTGTCCGGTGAAATCCCGGCAAGTTTTAAAGACCTGACATTGAGCAAACTTTGGCTGAACAATCAAAATGGTGGAGGAATGACTGGTCCAATCGATACCCTTACAGCGATTGAATCCCTCAGTGTTTTGTGGCTCCATGGGAATCAATTCAATGGTAAAATCCCAGAAAGCATTGGTAATTTAACTTCTTTGAAAGATCTCAATCTCAATGGTAATCAGTTAGTAGGGTTAGTTCCCAATGGTTTGGCAGATTTGGAGTTGGATAAATTAGATTTGAGCAACAACCATCTGATGGGTCCAATTCCAAAGTTTAAAGCAGCTAATTATTCCTATGGTTCTAATGCATTTTGTCAAACTAAAGAGGGGCTTCTTTGTAATCCGGAAGTCATGGCTTTGATAGAGCTTCTTGATGGGTTGAATTATCCACTGAGGCTAGTTTCTGAATGGTCTGGTAATGACCCTTGTCAGGATTGGTTTGGAATTACTTGTGATCGTGGTAAGGTCTCTGTTATTAATTTGCCTAAGCTAAATCTAAATGGTACATTGAGTCCTTCCTTGTCAAAATTAGATTCTCTTAAACAAGTTAGGCTACAGAATAACAATTTGAGAGGTTCAATCCCTGAGGAATGGACTAGTTTGAAATCTTTGACATTGTTGGATCTTAGTAGTAACAATCTTTCCCCTCCTCTGCCAACTTTCAGTAGCTCTGTAAAAATTGTCATTGATATGAATCCCCTGCTAAATGGTGGTCCAGCTAAGACAGTTCCATCACCAGAGAGTAGTCCAGCTGGGGCAGCCCCAGCCGGAGCTACCCCAACCGGGTCTGGGGGATCAACATCTTCACCCAAATCCAGTAATAATCCATCTTCCTCATCATCAAGCTCACGGAATACCAATGCTAGTTCTGTGCcacaaaaaaattctaataggTCTAGCTTAGTTCCTATTGTTGTTCCTATTGCCAGTGTTGCAGTGGCTGCGATTTTGCTAGTAATTCCATTATCTGTCTACTATTGTAAGAAGAGAAAAGATGCTTTGCCTCCAAATTCTCTTGTTGTTCACCCAAGAGATTCATCTGATCCAGAAAATATGTATAAGATTGCTGTTGCAAGTAATACAAATGGGAGCGCTTCCACCGCCACAGGGAGTGATTCGACAAGCAGAATCAGCAGTGGAACGGGTGAGTCTCATGTCATAGAAGCTGGAAATCTAGTTATATCAGTTCAAGTTCTTCGAAATGTGACTAAGAATTTCGCCCCGGAGAATGAGCTTGGTCGTGGAGGCTTTGGAGTGGTTTATAAGGGAGAATTGGACGATGGCACAAAAATAGCTGTGAAAAGAATGGAGTGTGGGGTGATTAGCTCCAAAGGTGTTGATGAATTCCAGTCTGAAATTGCAGTTCTTTCGAAAGTCAGGCACCGTCATTTAGTATCCCTTTTGGGTTATTCCGTTGAAGGCTATGAGAGACTTCTTGTTTATGAGTTTATGCCACAAGGGGCTCTTAGCAAGCATCTTTTCCATTGGAAAAGTTCCAAGATTGAGCCTCTCTCTTGGAAAAGAAGGCTAAATATAGCCTTGGATGTTGCTAGGGGGATGGAGTATCTACATGATCTTGGTCACCAGAGCTTCATACACAGGGATCTCAAATCATCTAACATTTTACTCGGTGATGATTTTAGGGCAAAAGTCTCAGATTTTGGATTGGTGAAACTGGCTCCTGATGGTGAAAAAAAATCAGTAGTGACCAGACTTGCTGGGACTTTCGGTTACTTAGCCCCAGAATATGCTG TGACTGGAAAGATCACAACAAAAGCAGATGTCTTTAGCTTCGGTGTTGTGCTAATGGAGCTATTGACTGGAATGATGGCACTTGATGAAGATAGGCCTGAAGAGAAACAGTACTTAGCTGCATGGTTCTGGCACATAAAATCAAACAAGGATAAACTAATGGAGGCTATCGACCCTGCGCTTGAAATAAACGAAGAAGCATTCGAGAGCATTGCCATCATTGCTGAATTAGCCGGGCATTGCACTGCAAGAGAGCCAAACCAAAGGCCGGACATGGGGCACGCTGTAAGTGTACTATCCCCACTGGTCGAAAAATGGAAACCACTTGATGATGACACCGAGGAATACTCGGGGATCGATTATAGCCTACCCCTTAACCAGATGGTAAAGGATTGGAAAGAAGCAGAGGAAATAGACTTCAGTTACATTGATCTGGAGGACAGCAAGGGTAGCATACCATCCAGACCAACTGGGTTTGCAGAGTCTTTTACTTCTTCTGATGGTAGATAA
- the LOC133030455 gene encoding uncharacterized mitochondrial protein AtMg00810-like encodes MPLSHLHIPRPLIVYTRHPPPPPPISCPALASLSLDLELKYDLPIALHKGKCECTYPISSFVSYNHFSSSSCYFIAYLDSITTLKTVHEAMSHPGCLVAMIEEMNTLVKNVVYVDDIVNIGNDVEGISSLKSFIHYKFYTKDLGVLKYLLGVEITQSKQDLEKYRRLFGKLNYLTVTRPDITFPVSVISQFMSSQIIHHWVALEQILCYLKGVPRSGIVYKDHGHTQIECFSNANWADSKVDRRSTSGYCVFVGGNMISWKSKKQNVVSRSSAESEYRAIT; translated from the exons ATGCCTCTATCACACCTCCACATTCCTAGGCCTCTTATAGTGTACACTAGGCATCCACCTCCTCCACCTCCCATTTCATGTCCTGCACTTGCATCTTTGTCATTAGATCTGGAACTCAAATATGATCTTCCCATTGCACTACATAAAGGTAAATGTGAATGTACATATCCTAtttcttcttttgtttcttaTAATCAtttctcctcttcttcttgctaTTTTATTGCTTATCTTGATTCTATCACTACTCTTAAAACTGTTCATGAAGCTATGTCTCATCCTGGTTGTCTTGTtgcaatgatagaagagatgaatACTTTAGTTAAAAATG tggtttatgttgatgacattgttAATATTGGAAATGATGTTGAAGGCATCTCATCTcttaagtctttcattcatTATAAGTTTTACACGAAGGATTTAGGGGTGCTCAAGTATTTATTGGGTGTTGAAATTACTCAgagtaaacaag ATCTTGAGAAATATCGTAGAttgtttggaaagttgaattatttaactGTGACTCGTCCAGATATTACATTCCCAGTTAGTGTCATTAGTCAGTTTATGTCTTCTCAAATAATTCATCATTGGGTAGCATTAGAgcaaattttatgttacttgAAAGGAGTACCAAGATCAGGTatagtttacaaggatcatggacatacccaAATTGAGTGTTTCTCTAATGCAAATTGGGCAGACTCCAAGGTAGATAGACGATCTACTtcaggatattgtgtatttgttgggggcAACATGATCTCTTGGAAGAGTAAAAAACAAAATGTTGTGTCTAGATCCAGTGCTGAATCAGAATATAGAGCTATAACATAG